TTGTGATCTGATCCAACtccatattttatagatgagaaagtgGGTCTGAGGTCCCATTCAAAAGGTCAAAGAGCTAGTTACTGCAGGGCCAGGCCTGGCAGCCAGAAGTCTTCATCCTCGGCTCCGTGGCAGGCAATTTTATCTAAGAAGGAGGAAACTTCATTTTCTCTGCCTCCGTTTCTAATCTTTAGGCCATGACTGCTGTGGGAACGCAAGTTGACGGCTAAACGCAGTCAGGCTCCTGATAGTTTCAACTACTTATTTTACATAAAGTAAGGGCAGAGCAGTGTCTGAGGAAAtcaagttttcatttctaatttcagttATAATgcacttttaaacatttcttgtgtcaaTTAAAATTGACTCTGGCATTATGTATTTATCACATAATGAAAAATAGATGTTTGCTTTTaaactatgcaaaaaaaaaaaaggcacaaaattACTGAGTTATGAGCATTGTTAAtttgaaacaaaaagcaaatattcattaaaatcaCGTAAAATTtcttctgtctctccttccccGAATGGCGGTCTCTCCTGCTGCAATTGCTGATGTCAGGAACACCCAGTGCTGGACAACATTCTGTCCCCCTTAAAAATCTCTCGCGCTCCACATAAGTATGATATAATCAATTACATAACAACCCACAGGCCAACAAAGGCCTAATCAGGCCTGTAAGCAGATagtaaaatgccttttaaaatgacCTTAAATATCCTTAAATATAAGTCAATCACTTAAAATGTGTTTAGTAATTACTAAAGTGAACATGTACGGAAAAACATCTTTTGATTctaatcattcattcatatttCACATACAATATTCAGCCCCCAAAATGTCATGGGAGTctcacatttttaatataaaggcCCCAAATTCCTTTAAATAATGAAGAAAGTTCTCCCTTATCTTAATAATACATTGACATGACACTTGTCAAATTTCCTCAATTACCACCTTTGCTCTGGAGGATATTAAAAACCTAAAAGATGAAATGGTTAAAGATTTCGATTcagtagttttttttcttaaaggaaatggAATTACTATATTAATTATCTCTTTATTTAAGTCAAAGTTATATAACCTTCAAACAAATACGACAAAGATTGTTTTAAATCTTCTCCAAATTCCCCAAACCATCTTCATGGCAACCGCCACCTCCCAAGGCAGTCGGCAGTTTACTGCTTCAGCAGGAGATGGGTCGCCCCACCAGTTACTTTGAGCTTCGTAACACATGCACCCAGTCCAGTTCTTTTCGGGGAGCTCTGATGTtccctccatccacccatcaATCTCTCAGCAGTTCTACATTAGAGAAGGACTCAGAAGAGTTGATTCCTGTCCTGCAAGGGCTTCCGTAAGCCTTAGAGCTGGGGAATACCTGACTCCCACGGGGTGGAGTGGGAGATTGCAGAGCTGAAAATCTACCGTTCACCTGCTCACTGGCAGGGCTCCTGCAGCAGAGTGGGACCCCTCAGGCTCACTTCTCAGGGGCCAATTTGCTTTAGGATTCCTTCATGTTTTGAATCTTGACCTATTTTATAGTCTTAAGGAATCAACTGGGAGGGACTCCCTTATCTGGTCCTTCCTTCCTCAAACCCAGAAGAGGAAACCTCTAGAATTATCCTATCTTTTGCTTGGAAATTCCCAGGAGCTGGGAACTCAATCCACACTAGGAAAGACACCCCAACTTAGGGTGACAGAGTTCTTAAAGTGGAAATCAGCTTCTCTAACTCCCATCTTCTGATCCTAGAGCTGCTTGCTGGAATTATACACAGAGTAAGGTTCATTCCCCTAAGCTGGTAAACATTGAGAGATTAAAACTTCCACGGGCTCCTAGAATTCTAAAGCCACAGAGGAACTCAGAGATTCTCTCTTTCAACAATACCCCACATTAGCCCTGAGTGGGGGAAGCCACTTGACTGGGTCACACAACTAGTCTGAAGAGCTAAGCTCTTGCCTCTTTCGTTATGTCTCTTCCCTTACTGCCTGACAGAACGCAACGTCTGATTCGTTTTACTCCTCCAGTCAAACCACTAGCACCACTACTTTGCCCAACCCTTTCATCCCCCTTCAGGATTTTACTAGTCGAATTGTTTTAACTTTATCTGGAAATAGTTGTGGAAATGACTGCGATTACGTTAACACTATAACATGGAAACACTGGTTTATCAACATTTTATATGCTTTATTGAAAGTTGACAAGTGCAACAGTTAAATACAGTGACACCTTACAACTGTGTAGAGAACATGCACAGAAACATATGCAGGTAACTACTATACAGGTAATATGCAGAAACCCCTACTGGGAAATCCATTTCATTAGCTAGAAATGATCATATTTCAAAGTATTCAACCAGCTCAATCGAAAGACTTCGGTGAACCGGGACTGACTTCAAGATATTCAGCAGCTGGAAGATTTCAGATTACACAAAGTGACCAACTGTGCCAAATTCTTAAAATCTCTTTAGGTAGGTGtgtttttcttcatgtattattttttacgTAGATCTCTATATAAAAGACAACCCACACCTCTTCAGACAGCCAATGAAACATCTAAATTGCAATCTGTACAACCTAAATAGTACAGTCCTCTATTGTACAAAAGTTACActacatacacaaatatacaatAAGCAAAACAACCTTCAGGGTAAGATAGCCTAGATCCCAGCTACCTGTCACCGTTCAGTCACGCTAATAGTTTTGTGTCATCCACTGTTTTGGAAAGAGGCACAGTACTATTGGTTTTTATGAGTGTTGGTGACAGTCGTCATTTGTACAATGAACTATGTTTCTCCTCATCTGAGGTGAGACTAAGCTTCACTCTTGACTTTCACCTCCCCTTCCAGTTCctgggggcagagaggagagagaggagagtccAGTGGTGCTGCACTGCTTCGGAACCCCATGGAGCACGCCACGTGCAAGCAGGAAGAACTCTtgtaagtgggggtggggagcaggggagggatggaAAGGCACACAGCTCCTCAGCATGAATGAAACCGTTTCTCACGGATCTGCCAAGCTGCATGAGGTCCCAGTATATCCATGCTAATTCTCTCATTAACCTTTAATTCACCCAACTTAAGAAATTTCTTCAAGCCGAAAGCATATGAGTGTTTAACACTGGAAAAAAGAGATAATGGCATATGTCAGTCTCACGTCTCTTTTGCAGCGAGCAATGAAATGGGTGACGGTGGACGCGGACGCCCCCCAGTCCATCTTCTCCGGTCGGTTCAGTTCAGACAGCAGCAGCCAGTTCCGCGGCGGCACAGGAGGCTACGCGGTTGGTCCTGAGCCCTGGGACGctgcctgggctgggggctgtgtGGTCCCCTGTGGCTGTGTGCTGGCAGCGGGGGAGCCAGTCTGCAGCTGAGCCTGGAACTGGGCAAGCTGCTCGGGACTGGCCAGTGTCTTCAGCAGATTGTTCTCCTGCTCCAGCTGGGAATTTTTCTCTATTAGTTCTTTGATTTGCTCTTTGAGGACCTCCACTTCCTCTCTAACCGCATACATCAAATGGCTTTTCACCAGATcctgaaagggagagagagagaagaggaaaaaaaaaggtttaactTTCTCTTTACTGTTCCCCGGACTCTGAATTTCTAAAGCATCATTTTGCGGGGCTCTCCCTAACCATTTACATATCCAGCCTTTAGAGCTCATTTAACAGGCCCTAGGGGAGATCTACGGAATACAACCACAACTGTACAATACTTCACTTTAACGTCTAAGTCATCAAGCCTTTTTAAAGCCTTTGCTTTCCTTGCAGCCATTGGCCAGGAATGCCTACGCTCAAGTTTCCTATTCGAGATGGCAAAATGCACTGGGGCTCTGGGGCTCCGTGCAAAAGCCCGGCCCAGGGATGTCCAGCCCCGGAGCAACGGTAGCCGCGTCCCCGCCCCCAAGTCCCTCCCTCCGCCCGCCAGACCGCCTCCCTCAGCACCGGCTGCAGCCAGTTCCTACAGAGCGTGTTGCCgcattttcctccctccccccatccccccctcTTTCGTGATTAAGCTGACATCACAGAAACCTGGGCAGCCGTTGCAGCCAATGGGCGCTCGAGTTATTTATAGCTCCGAATTAAAGGTTCGGAGTTTGCCTAGCAACAGTGGGCAGAGAATCCCGTGAGAAGAGCCACAGGCGCTGCTCCAATAACAAAGAACGGCCAAGGCGGaaataaaaaataggagaaaaccaGGCGCAAGCTGAGAAGGCGAAACTTTTCTCCGGTTCTTTTTCATTGTGCAGTAGCCTCCATCACTGGGGATCCGTTTGGACCCGGTGTAGGAGGCCCCTTCCGGAGATCCCCACTTCTGTggccctcccccctcccggcTCCCCGGTAAACCTTAGGATTCCTAGTAAAGCCACATCACTAGAGAGGAGCCCACGACCTGAGGACACGCCGGGCCAGCGCTTTCCTAGCAATTCCCCAGCAAAAAGGGGGACCTCCGCCAAAATCCCGACGGCTGTGTGAAATCGGTCCCGGAAAGAACATCGAATACCCTCAgggcccctttctctctcctgagCAGCTGTGGTATGTGGCTTCACGCTAGCAGAATGGAGACAGTGCCGGCATTTCTAGATGTATGGAGAGCAATCATCAGTTTAACTGTGGATGCGCTTCTTCCATCCCAAGACACCTCGCTTTTTGTACTGTGCCCACGTTTAGTACAAACGATTTTTAATCAGTACATACCATAGCTTGCTCGATTTTGTTGTCAATAGCTACCACACTTGCACCAGAAgagctgaaaaggaaaaaaaaaatcgatcAATGGAATCTATCTTAAACATCCAAGACAAAAAGGATTTCCCAATTCCGTGATGTTACTAGCATCATTTTTTCAATATTCTCTAATGCTATGTAATATATCACCCTCCAGAACACACCAGCCACTCTTTTACTAATGAATATCCAGACATTTCCCAATTTTAGTGAGCCACAAAGGCTAAATTACATAATGTGGTAAAAGCCTGTTCTCTGGCCAGACCTGCAAAGAGAAGGCTATTCTGCACATTTCAAAAAGCAACATCCATGTCACCGTAGCCTCTcagcaatggacaaaggaattCG
The genomic region above belongs to Pseudorca crassidens isolate mPseCra1 chromosome 18, mPseCra1.hap1, whole genome shotgun sequence and contains:
- the TSC22D1 gene encoding TSC22 domain family protein 1 isoform X4, whose translation is MKSQWCRPVAMDLGVYQLRHFSISFLSSLLGTENASVRLDNSSSGASVVAIDNKIEQAMDLVKSHLMYAVREEVEVLKEQIKELIEKNSQLEQENNLLKTLASPEQLAQFQAQLQTGSPAASTQPQGTTQPPAQAASQGSGPTA
- the TSC22D1 gene encoding TSC22 domain family protein 1 isoform X5; amino-acid sequence: MDLVKSHLMYAVREEVEVLKEQIKELIEKNSQLEQENNLLKTLASPEQLAQFQAQLQTGSPAASTQPQGTTQPPAQAASQGSGPTA